From one Gossypium hirsutum isolate 1008001.06 chromosome D08, Gossypium_hirsutum_v2.1, whole genome shotgun sequence genomic stretch:
- the LOC107942694 gene encoding probable 1-deoxy-D-xylulose-5-phosphate synthase, chloroplastic isoform X1, which yields MGTAPTQCPSGITANFHAKFDNRTEFSCSSFPFTLNLSKLNSHPTSKGLVNKIGSLPDIDDLFWEKVPTPILDVVENPTHLKSLSIRELKLLADEIRLELSSTMSKPQRSFKASLAAVELTVALHYVFHAPVDKILWDAGEQTYAHKILTGRRILMPTLRQKNGLSGYTSRTESEYDPFGAGHGCNSISAGLGMAVARDIKGKRERVVTVINNTTTMAGQVYEAMSNAGYLDSNLVVILNDSRHSLHPKIEEGPKTSINALSSTLSRLQSSKSFRKFREAAKDVTKRIGMGMHELAAKVDEYARGMMGPLGSTLFEELGLYYIGPVDGHKLEDLICVLQEVASLDSMGPVLIHVITEENQCSEDKQKKVTVEKQQEGLSLNDIYSFSNDDHCRTYSDCLVEALVMEAEKEKDIVVVHAGIEMNPSLKLFRERFSDRFFDVGMAEQHAVTFSAGLSCGGLKPFCIIPSAFLQRAYDQVVHDVDRQRIPVRFVITSAGLVGSDGPLQCGAFDITFMSCLPNMIVMAASDEDELIDMVATATRIDDRPVCFRYPRGALVRTDYPIHGGSALEIGTGKVLVEGKDVALLGYGAMVQNCLKAQALLSKLGINVTVADARFCKPLDIKLLRWLCSNHDILITVEEGSVGGFGSHVAQFIALDGQLDGRLKWRPIVLPDNYIEHASPKEQLALAGLTGHHIAATTLSLLGRTREALLLMC from the exons ATGGGTACTGCTCCAACCCAGTGCCCTTCTGGAATCACTGCAAATTTCCACGCCAAATTTGATAACAGAACTGAGTTTTCATGCTCCAGTTTCCCCTTTACCCTTAATCTTTCGAAGCTTAACAGCCACCCCACATCAAAG GGATTAGTAAATAAAATAGGCTCTTTGCCtgatattgatgatttgttctgGGAGAAAGTCCCTACACCTATACTTGATGTGGTTGAAAACCCCACCCACTTGAAAAGCTTGAGTATCAGG GAACTGAAATTACTAGCAGATGAAATCCGTTTGGAATTGTCTTCTACAATGTCAAAACCTCAAAGATCCTTCAAGGCCAGTTTGGCAGCAGTTGAATTGACAGTCGCATTACACTATGTTTTTCATGCTCCGGTGGACAAGATACTCTGGGATGCCGGGGAACAG ACATATGCACATAAAATTCTTACAGGAAGGCGGATCCTCATGCCTACGTTGAGACAAAAGAATGGTCTTTCTGGCTATACTTCTCGAACTGAGAGTGAATATGATCCTTTTGGGGCTGGGCATGGGTGTAACAGTATATCTGCTGGACTTG GTATGGCAGTAGCGCGGGATATTAAAGGCAAGCGGGAACGTGTAGTTACAGTAATTAACAATACCACAACTATGGCTGGTCAGGTCTATGAGGCCATGAGCAATGCTGGTTATTTGGATTCAAATCTGGTTGTGATCTTAAATGACAGCCGTCATTCTTTGCATCCAAAGATAGAAGAGGGTCCCAAGACATCCATCAATGCTCTATCCAGTACCCTTAGCAGGCTCCAATCAAGTAAATCTTTTCGTAAGTTTAGAGAAGCTGCTAAG GATGTTACCAAAAGAATTGGTATGGGAATGCATGAACTAGCAGCCAAAGTTGATGAGTATGCACGTGGTATGATGGGTCCACTTGGATCAACTCTCTTTGAAGAGCTTGGGCTGTATTATATAGGTCCTGTTGATGGACACAAATTAGAAGATCTGATATGTGTTCTACAAGAAGTGGCATCTCTGGATTCAATGGGTCCAGTTTTGATTCATGTGATAACAGAGGAAAATCAATGTTCAGAAGATAAGCAGAAGAAAGTGACAGTGGAGAAGCAGCAAGAAG GTTTAAGTCTGAATGACATTTACTCTTTCTCGAATGATGACCATTGCCGAACTTATAGTGACTGCTTGGTGGAAGCTTTGGTTATGGAGGCagagaaagaaaaagatattGTAGTAGTTCATGCTGGAATAGAAATGAATCCATCACTCAAGTTATTCCGAGAAAGATTTTCAGACAGATTTTTTGATGTGGGAATGGCAGAGCAACATGCAGTTACATTTTCTGCTGGTTTATCATGTGGAGGGTTGAAGCCATTTTGTATAATTCCTTCTGCCTTCCTGCAGAGGGCTTACGATCAG GTTGTCCATGATGTAGATCGGCAGAGGATTCCTGTGCGATTTGTCATTACGAGTGCAGGATTGGTAGGATCTGATGGTCCGTTGCAGTGTGGAGCATTTGATATAACTTTCATGTCATGTTTGCCAAACATGATTGTCATGGCAGCATCGGATGAGGATGAGCTGATAGACATGGTTGCCACTGCCACCAGGATTGATGATCGGCCAGTCTGCTTTCGGTACCCAAGGGGTGCCCTAGTCAGGACAGACTATCCTATACATGGTGGAAGTGCTCTTGAG ATTGGAACAGGAAAAGTTCTTGTTGAGGGTAAAGATGTTGCTTTACTTGGGTATGGGGCAATGGTTCAAAACTGTCTCAAAGCTCAGGCCCTTCTTTCCAAGCTCGGCATCAATGTAACCGTTGCTGATGCAAGATTCTGCAAGCCTCTCGATATCAAGCTTCTCAGGTGGCTTTGTAGCAATCATGACATTCTGATAACCGTTGAGGAAGGTTCCGTTGGAGGATTTGGTTCTCATGTTGCGCAGTTCATTGCGCTTGACGGACAGCTCGATGGAAGACTCAAG TGGCGACCAATTGTCTTGCCAGACAACTATATCGAGCATGCATCACCGAAAGAACAGCTTGCTCTTGCTGGGCTGACTGGACATCACATTGCTGCGACCACTTTGAGTCTCCTCGGACGTACCCGTGAAGCGTTACTTTTAATGTGCTAG
- the LOC107942694 gene encoding probable 1-deoxy-D-xylulose-5-phosphate synthase, chloroplastic isoform X2, with the protein MFFMLRWTRYSGMPGNSFSFSWQTYAHKILTGRRILMPTLRQKNGLSGYTSRTESEYDPFGAGHGCNSISAGLGMAVARDIKGKRERVVTVINNTTTMAGQVYEAMSNAGYLDSNLVVILNDSRHSLHPKIEEGPKTSINALSSTLSRLQSSKSFRKFREAAKDVTKRIGMGMHELAAKVDEYARGMMGPLGSTLFEELGLYYIGPVDGHKLEDLICVLQEVASLDSMGPVLIHVITEENQCSEDKQKKVTVEKQQEGLSLNDIYSFSNDDHCRTYSDCLVEALVMEAEKEKDIVVVHAGIEMNPSLKLFRERFSDRFFDVGMAEQHAVTFSAGLSCGGLKPFCIIPSAFLQRAYDQVVHDVDRQRIPVRFVITSAGLVGSDGPLQCGAFDITFMSCLPNMIVMAASDEDELIDMVATATRIDDRPVCFRYPRGALVRTDYPIHGGSALEIGTGKVLVEGKDVALLGYGAMVQNCLKAQALLSKLGINVTVADARFCKPLDIKLLRWLCSNHDILITVEEGSVGGFGSHVAQFIALDGQLDGRLKWRPIVLPDNYIEHASPKEQLALAGLTGHHIAATTLSLLGRTREALLLMC; encoded by the exons ATGTTTTTCATGCTCCGGTGGACAAGATACTCTGGGATGCCGGGGAACAG tttttccttttcttggCAGACATATGCACATAAAATTCTTACAGGAAGGCGGATCCTCATGCCTACGTTGAGACAAAAGAATGGTCTTTCTGGCTATACTTCTCGAACTGAGAGTGAATATGATCCTTTTGGGGCTGGGCATGGGTGTAACAGTATATCTGCTGGACTTG GTATGGCAGTAGCGCGGGATATTAAAGGCAAGCGGGAACGTGTAGTTACAGTAATTAACAATACCACAACTATGGCTGGTCAGGTCTATGAGGCCATGAGCAATGCTGGTTATTTGGATTCAAATCTGGTTGTGATCTTAAATGACAGCCGTCATTCTTTGCATCCAAAGATAGAAGAGGGTCCCAAGACATCCATCAATGCTCTATCCAGTACCCTTAGCAGGCTCCAATCAAGTAAATCTTTTCGTAAGTTTAGAGAAGCTGCTAAG GATGTTACCAAAAGAATTGGTATGGGAATGCATGAACTAGCAGCCAAAGTTGATGAGTATGCACGTGGTATGATGGGTCCACTTGGATCAACTCTCTTTGAAGAGCTTGGGCTGTATTATATAGGTCCTGTTGATGGACACAAATTAGAAGATCTGATATGTGTTCTACAAGAAGTGGCATCTCTGGATTCAATGGGTCCAGTTTTGATTCATGTGATAACAGAGGAAAATCAATGTTCAGAAGATAAGCAGAAGAAAGTGACAGTGGAGAAGCAGCAAGAAG GTTTAAGTCTGAATGACATTTACTCTTTCTCGAATGATGACCATTGCCGAACTTATAGTGACTGCTTGGTGGAAGCTTTGGTTATGGAGGCagagaaagaaaaagatattGTAGTAGTTCATGCTGGAATAGAAATGAATCCATCACTCAAGTTATTCCGAGAAAGATTTTCAGACAGATTTTTTGATGTGGGAATGGCAGAGCAACATGCAGTTACATTTTCTGCTGGTTTATCATGTGGAGGGTTGAAGCCATTTTGTATAATTCCTTCTGCCTTCCTGCAGAGGGCTTACGATCAG GTTGTCCATGATGTAGATCGGCAGAGGATTCCTGTGCGATTTGTCATTACGAGTGCAGGATTGGTAGGATCTGATGGTCCGTTGCAGTGTGGAGCATTTGATATAACTTTCATGTCATGTTTGCCAAACATGATTGTCATGGCAGCATCGGATGAGGATGAGCTGATAGACATGGTTGCCACTGCCACCAGGATTGATGATCGGCCAGTCTGCTTTCGGTACCCAAGGGGTGCCCTAGTCAGGACAGACTATCCTATACATGGTGGAAGTGCTCTTGAG ATTGGAACAGGAAAAGTTCTTGTTGAGGGTAAAGATGTTGCTTTACTTGGGTATGGGGCAATGGTTCAAAACTGTCTCAAAGCTCAGGCCCTTCTTTCCAAGCTCGGCATCAATGTAACCGTTGCTGATGCAAGATTCTGCAAGCCTCTCGATATCAAGCTTCTCAGGTGGCTTTGTAGCAATCATGACATTCTGATAACCGTTGAGGAAGGTTCCGTTGGAGGATTTGGTTCTCATGTTGCGCAGTTCATTGCGCTTGACGGACAGCTCGATGGAAGACTCAAG TGGCGACCAATTGTCTTGCCAGACAACTATATCGAGCATGCATCACCGAAAGAACAGCTTGCTCTTGCTGGGCTGACTGGACATCACATTGCTGCGACCACTTTGAGTCTCCTCGGACGTACCCGTGAAGCGTTACTTTTAATGTGCTAG